One Pseudomonas sp. B21_DOA genomic window, ATGTTCGGCGACGCTGGCGTCGGCGTTCATCCAGCTCAGCTTCAAGGGTTTCGGGGCGTATTCGGGAGACGGGTCCATCGGATGTTGCAGGGCGGTGAGCACCACCAGGGTGTCCATCGGCGCGTATAGCTCGATGTAGTCACCGGCCTTCGAATTGCCCTCGACGAAGTGGAAACGCCCGGCCTCATCGACGTTCACGCGGCTGAACAGATTGAGGGTCATCAGCAGGTCGGACAGGCCCAGGCCCCACTTGCCGAGTTCCACCAGCAGGTTGTCGGTGCCGTTGCGAAAGAAGCCGTTGCGCAATTCCTGATAGCGGCCCTGGCCGTATTTTTCGGCGACCTCTTGCGCGCACAGCACGCCGCCGAGGCTGTCGCTCCAGCCGCAGGTGTCGGCGCTGATCGCGGCGAGCACGCGGCCCATGTCCGAGTACAGGCAGTGGCCGGCGGTGAGCTTGGCGGTGTGTTGGCATTTGAGGCTGTCGGGCAGGTTCAGCCGCTCGGTTTTTTCATTGGCATTGAGCAAG contains:
- a CDS encoding urea carboxylase-associated family protein; protein product: MTDSIQLFPPFAEELLPGGGHRSFVLKRGQLLRLTDLRGGANVSLTLLNANEKTERLNLPDSLKCQHTAKLTAGHCLYSDMGRVLAAISADTCGWSDSLGGVLCAQEVAEKYGQGRYQELRNGFFRNGTDNLLVELGKWGLGLSDLLMTLNLFSRVNVDEAGRFHFVEGNSKAGDYIELYAPMDTLVVLTALQHPMDPSPEYAPKPLKLSWMNADASVAEHCRTSRPENERGFINTDRLFA